From the Acidimicrobiales bacterium genome, the window CGACGAGATCGACATCGACATCGATGACGAGGAACTCGACGACGCCGACATCGACGACGAGTTCGCAGTCACCGACGACGACGTCGTGGACGACGACGACGAAGACGACGACGACGTCGTCACGCCGACGCGACCGGCGAGCGATGACGACGACGAGGAAGACGACGACGATGTCGAAGCCGATCTCGATGCGATCCTGAAGGACCGCATCGCGGCCGGCGATGACGAAGAAGAAGACGACGACGAGGACGACAACAAGCCGGCCAAGGTCGCGCCGACCCCAGCGGGAGATGCCGAGCCGATCCTGGCCCGCCAGGAGAACGAGTTCTCCTGCCCCCACTGCTTCCTGCTCGTCAACAGCCGCGCCGTCGTCGACAACGAGTGCCCGCACTGCGGCGGGCCGGTCGAGGTTCCGTGAGCGACGACGATCGTCTCGCGGATCAGGTGCTCGACCTGTTGGTCTATGCGCCGATCGGTCTCGCGCTCGAGGCCCGCGAGCTGATCCCGAAGCTGGCCGACCGCGGTCGCGGCCAAGTGGCGCTCACCCGCCTCGCCGGCAAGGTTGCCGGGCAGCGCGGCCAGGGTGAGGCGCGCAAGGTGATCGATCAGGTCATCGAGGTCGTCGGAACGGTGCTGGCCGGCGACGCCGGCGATCCTCCGATCACCGACGAGGAAGTCCTCGATCTGACCGAGGAGATCGACGGTCTGCCGATCGACGGCTACGACGACCTCACCGCTCCGCAGCTGCTGCCGTTCCTGTCGCCGCTGAGCGGCGACGACCTCGACACCGTCCTGCGCTACGAGCAGGCCCATCGCAGCCGGGCCACGGTGATCAACCGTATTCGTCAGCTCCAGGGCTGATCCGAATGGAGATCGCGGCGCGAACGGCCGGCGCCGACGACCTCGACGTCGTCACCGCGTTGAGCCGGGCCGGTACCGCCGAGCTCCGTCCCCACCGAGGAGGGGAGATCTGGAGCCAGTGGGAGGCCCGCCCGGAACCGGTCGATGCGGCCCTTGCGGAGCTTCTCGCCGGCGACGACGCGTCGATCCTCGTGGGGACCATCGATGGAGTCGTCGTCGGCTATGCCGTCGTGACGATCCAACGACTGCACGACGGCCGACTCATCGGGCACCTGACCGACCTCTATGTGATGCCCGACGCTCGCGGCGTCGGCGTCGGCGAGGCGCTCATGGAACGCACCACCGACTGGTGCCGCGACCACGACTGTGTCGGTATCGACTCGGTCGCCCTGCCCGGCGACCGGGCGACCAAGAACTTCTTCGAGACCTTCGGCCTGGTGGCGCGCGCGCTGCGCGTCCACCGAGCGCTGTAGGTCAGCGGCCCGTCCAGTTGGGTGCCCGCTTCTCGATGAAGGCTCTCGGACCTTCGGCATAGTCCGCCGTCGCGCTGAGGGCCACCATGGCCTGACCGGCGGCCCTCATGCCTTCGCGGTCGGTCTGCCCCGGGGCATCGAGGATCAACTGACGGCTCATCCGGACCGCGAGCGGCGCATTGGCGGTGATGCGGGCAGCCAGCGCCTTCGCCGCTTCGACGGATCGGCCGGGTTCACACAGATCGTTGATCATGCCGAAGTGGTGGGCCCGCGTCGCGTCGAGCGTGTCGCCGGTGACCGCCAGCTCCATCGCGATGGCGGGCGGGAGCACCCGAGGCAGACGAACGAGGCCACCTGCGGCGGCGACGAGCGACCGCTTCACCTCGGGGATACCGAACTTCGACGTGTGCGAGGCGACGCGGAGGTCGCACGCCAGGGCGATCTCGGTGCCACCGGCAACCGCGTGGCCGTCGACCGCCGCGATCAGCGGCTTGGTGCGTTCACGGGCCACGATCCCTGCGAATCCGCCCCGCTTCGTGGCCAATGCGCCGACATTGCCGGCTGCGATCTCCTTGAGATCGGCGCCGGCACAGAACACGGGCCCGTTGTGGGTCAAGATGCCGACCCAGAGATCATCATCGTCTTCGAGTCGATCGACCGCACCCTCGATCGCCTCGGCCATCGCCGCGTTGATCGCGTTGCGGGCCTCCACACGGTCGAGGGTGATGACGGCCACATGGCCGTCGACCTCGAAGGTGATCACTCTTCTTCGGTCCCGTCCCCGGCCGTCTCGACAGCCTCGATCGGCTCGACTGCCTCGATCGGCTCGTCAACCTCGATCGGCGCAGCGGCCTCGACGGGAGTCTCGACCGGTGCCGCAGGCGTCTCGACCGGTACTGCGGGTGTCTGGGCGGCGGGAGCCGGCACGGGCGGCGGCGGGGGAGTGGGCTTGCGGCCCTTCTTGCGCGGCGCAGGAGCTTCGATTCCGAACAGGGCGGCGATCGCCGGCACCTTGCTCGCGTGCTTGCGCACCGCAGACAGGAGTTGGTCGTTCGGCGTGGCCGGAACTCCCTCGGGAACGACCTGGCCCTTCACCGGCGAGAACGCGATGGCATCGAGCACCGTGGCCCAGCGATCCTGGGTGATCTCGCTGGTCAGCGAGGCCGACGCCGCGGCAGCGAGCCGCTCAGCCATGTCGACCGGAAGGGGAGCGCCGGCCTTGGGGGGCCGCGAGCTGTGGCGCAACGCACGGACGGTGCGGCCCTCCTGGATGTTCTCGGCCAGCTCGTCGAGCCACTTGCGGTGCTCGGCATCGACGCGAGCCGTGAGACCGTCGCGCAACTGATCGGCCAGGGCGCGGGACTCCTCGTCGCGGGCGCCGGTGTCGGCGGCGACCACGACACTACGAATGTCCTTGATGTCGATCTCGGTGATGCCGGCAAGGGCGGCCTCGGCCCGATCGCGCCACTCGGCGGCTTTCAGCGAGGGGGCCAGCTTCTCGGCCAGTGCCACCAACGGCTCGCTCTTGATCTTCGGCATGCCTTCGGCCGCCGCCTTCTCGTTCATCCGGTCGACGGCCTGACGCACGCCGGGCACGCCGCCCTTCAGCACTTCCTCGGCGAGGGGATGCTGGAGCTCGGGAAGCGCCTTGAGCGCCGCTTGGCGGTGGGTACGCCCCGGACGCAGGCGCGGTGCCTTCGGGCGGGCCGGCGCCTGCGGGCGCTCTCGTCGCTCGCCACGGGCGCCCTGGCCCCGCTCACCGCGCTCGTTGCGATTGCCACGACCGCCCTCGCGACCGCCCTCGCGACCACCCTCGCGACCACCCTCGCGACCACCACGGCCACCGTCACGGCCCCGACCACGTCCGCGATCACCGTCGCGACCACGACCGCCTCCGTCGCCGTCGCGGCCTCGTCCGCGACCCTTCGGCGCCAGAACCTGGGTCACGAGCGGTTCGTCGCGACCCGAGCCGAGGAGTTCGATCTTCTCGGGCTCCTTGCGGGCGCCCTTCGGCGGGAAGACGGTGGTGATCTCGAGGCCTTCGAGGTATGCCTCGGCCTCGACCTTCACGACGTCGCCGACGCCGACGCCACTCGGGATCAACGATCCGTCGAGCACGCCCTTCGGCTTCTTCGCCCCGGCGGCACGCCATGTCCAGGTGCCGTCGTCGCGAGTTGAGGTGAGTTCGATGTCCAGCCTGCGTGCCACGGAGCGCAACGGTATCGGCGTGCGCACCCCGAGGCGACTCCCCGGGGTGCGTTCACCCAGATTTCAGAGCTGGAGCGCCTTGGTCTGGAGGAACTCCTCGATGCCGTACGGTCCGTTCTCGCGGCCGTAGCCCGACTGCTTGTAGCCACCGAAGGGCGCCTGGATGTTGAAACTGCCACCGTTGATGTCGACCGCTCCGGTCCGCATGCGGCGGGCGACCTTCATGGCCCGCTCGTCGGAGCCCCACACGCCACCGGCGAGTCCGTAGAGGCTGTCGTTGGCGATGGCCACGGCATCGTCGTCATCGTCGTAGGCGATGATCGACAGCACGGGGCCGAAGATCTCCTCCTGGGCGATGGTCATGGAGTTGTCGACGTCGGCGAACACCGTCGGCTTGACGTAGTAGCCCGTCTCGAGCCCTTCGGGCTTGCCCAGGCCCCCGGCGACGACGCGGGCCCCCTCGTCGATGCCCTTCTGGATGTAGCCCTGCACACGGTCCCACTGGGCCTGCGAGATGAGCGGACCGAGGTGCATGCCCTCCTCGGTGGGCGACTTGACCTCCATCGCCGACGCGGCCGCGGCGGCGATGGCGACGCCTTCGTCGTAGCGCGAACGGGGGAGCAGCATCCGGGTGTGGGCGGTGCAGGTCTGACCGTTGTTGAGGTAGGCGGCGAAGACCCCACCACCGATGGCCGCCGCGTAGTCCTCGACATCGTCGAGGATGATGTTGGCCGACTTGCCGCCGAGCTCGAGGGCGACCCGCTTGACGGTGCCCGCCGCGACCTCGGCCACCCGCTTGCCGGCCCGGGTCGACCCCGTGAACGACACCATGTCGATGTCGGGGTGGGCGGCGATGCGCTCGCCGACTTCGGGCCCGGTACCCATCACCATGTTGAACACGCCGGCGGGCAGGCCGACGTCGTGGATGATCTCGGCGAGGATGTAGGCGTTGAGCGGCGCGACCTCGGTGGGCTTGAGCACGACGGTGCAGCCGGCGGCGAACGCGCCGCCGATCTTGCAGACGATCTGGTGGAGTGGGTAGTTCCACGGCGTGATGCAGCCGACGACGCCCACCGGCTCCTTGACGACGAGGCTGTTGCCGATCGTCTCCTCCCACTGGATCTCGCCGAGGAGGTTGGCGTAGCTCTCCATGTTCATCATGGGGAGACCGGCCTGGATCATCCCGGCCCAGGTGATCGGCATCCCGACCTCTCCGGCGATGACCTCGGCGATCTCACCGCTGCGGGCGGCGAGCCCCTCGTGGAGGCGGCGCAGGTACTTCTGGCGCTCCTCGACGTCGGTCTGGCTCCAGGCCGGGAAGGCGGCCTTGGCCGCGGCGACCGCCTTGTCGACGTCGGCCGCGGTGCCGTTGGGAATGCGGCCCATGACCTGTTCGGTCGCGGCGTTGATCACGTCGATCGTGCCGGAACCCTCGGAGGCGACCCACGCCCCGTCGATGTAGATCTGGTCGTATTCACGCATAGGGTGCCTCGTCTCGTGATGGGCGGATGTTCCCCACTCTGCCACGACGTCGGCGGGATTTCCCGGGTGTCGCTGGACACGTGTCCGTCTCGGCTCGTCATGAGGGCGATTCGTCCTGGCGAGGCCCTGACCGCCCCCGACCTCTCCCACGGTGGCAGACTCGACCGCATGAACACCGGTGAGCCGCGGGAGGGGGTGGACGATGTCGACCGGCCGCTGCCCTTCACGTACCGCAGGATCAAGGGTTCCTCAGCGTCGTTCGCGCTCGGCGCGGCGATGATCGCGGTGGGGGAGATCCTCGAACCGTCGAAGACGTCGGTCGACATCGAGATACCGGCCGACGACGAGCGCGGTGACGACGGGTTCGATCTGCGCTTCGGCTCGTTGCCCGACCTCGACTGACCGACCTCGCCGACCCCTCAGAGGTGACGGGGGGAGAAGGCCATGCTGTAGGTGTCGGTGGGCTTCTCGGCCAGGGGAGTGGCGACCTGCGCCACCGTCGGGCCGATACCGAGGGGCTCGAGCGCGGCGATGTCGAGGTCGTAGACCTCGGCGGCCGTCTGGCCGAGCACCTTGCGCAGGTCGGCCTCGGACCAGTCGTGGAACGTGTGTTGCAGCGATTCGAGCGTGTACGGGTAGGTGCCCTCCTTGTGG encodes:
- a CDS encoding GNAT family N-acetyltransferase is translated as MEIAARTAGADDLDVVTALSRAGTAELRPHRGGEIWSQWEARPEPVDAALAELLAGDDASILVGTIDGVVVGYAVVTIQRLHDGRLIGHLTDLYVMPDARGVGVGEALMERTTDWCRDHDCVGIDSVALPGDRATKNFFETFGLVARALRVHRAL
- a CDS encoding crotonase/enoyl-CoA hydratase family protein translates to MITFEVDGHVAVITLDRVEARNAINAAMAEAIEGAVDRLEDDDDLWVGILTHNGPVFCAGADLKEIAAGNVGALATKRGGFAGIVARERTKPLIAAVDGHAVAGGTEIALACDLRVASHTSKFGIPEVKRSLVAAAGGLVRLPRVLPPAIAMELAVTGDTLDATRAHHFGMINDLCEPGRSVEAAKALAARITANAPLAVRMSRQLILDAPGQTDREGMRAAGQAMVALSATADYAEGPRAFIEKRAPNWTGR
- a CDS encoding aldehyde dehydrogenase family protein; amino-acid sequence: MREYDQIYIDGAWVASEGSGTIDVINAATEQVMGRIPNGTAADVDKAVAAAKAAFPAWSQTDVEERQKYLRRLHEGLAARSGEIAEVIAGEVGMPITWAGMIQAGLPMMNMESYANLLGEIQWEETIGNSLVVKEPVGVVGCITPWNYPLHQIVCKIGGAFAAGCTVVLKPTEVAPLNAYILAEIIHDVGLPAGVFNMVMGTGPEVGERIAAHPDIDMVSFTGSTRAGKRVAEVAAGTVKRVALELGGKSANIILDDVEDYAAAIGGGVFAAYLNNGQTCTAHTRMLLPRSRYDEGVAIAAAAASAMEVKSPTEEGMHLGPLISQAQWDRVQGYIQKGIDEGARVVAGGLGKPEGLETGYYVKPTVFADVDNSMTIAQEEIFGPVLSIIAYDDDDDAVAIANDSLYGLAGGVWGSDERAMKVARRMRTGAVDINGGSFNIQAPFGGYKQSGYGRENGPYGIEEFLQTKALQL